CTTAAAAAGTCATTGCAAAGTTTAATTAGATTATTAAGCACCGTTTTTTGAAGTGGCTTTATAAGTACTGGTGGGTAAAGAGCTTCATCCCATATTTCAGAAACATAATCTCTCCAATCAAACCCTCGACGCATAACAGGCCCTTGGGGTGACCACGCGATGATAGACCCTTTTATTGGATCAACAACAGAATTAAAAAGACTTTCATAGAATCGAAAACCCTCATAATTTGCTACAAGATCTCCGCTTGAATAAACACCCGAAATTTTTAAGCCAAAAATGGCAAGTTCAGAACGTATTCCGTAATTTAAAATTTTTTCTAAACTAAGTCGTACGTTATGAAACAATTGATAATAGATATACCCTTCGGAGAAAAAATGACCTGTTTTATCAGTGCCAAAACGTGCTCCTCCAGCATAAACCGTTGGTGCACCATCGAAGAAGAAATTAAATCGTGAGCTAGATAAACTAGCTCCAGCGTAGATGCTATCTTTTTGCTTAATGTCTGATTTATTGATGTATATAGAATTGTTTATCCATGATTCGTAATGACTAAATAAATGGTTGTCCGAAAGTCTTTTATAGACTCTTTTAACAAAGAGGATTTCATTTGTGCCATCTATTGGCTTCCAATCTTGAATAACTGCGCTTAATTCTGAATTAACCTTTGCATTAAGTTTAAGTGTTGAATCTTGAAGTGGTGAAAAACGTTTTGTGAATTGATCTGTTTCCCACGCCAATACGGATTGAGTTGGCAGAAGTAAAAATAAAAGGCTTACGATTTTTGAACCTGTGAATTTGAACATGCAACAGTAGCTTTATCTATGGTTTGTTAGCTTGCAAGAAAAAAATCAGGCAGCACTTGTTTGAGGGAGTGGTTGTGCTTTAGGTAGTGTGATTATAAATGTAGTGTTCTTTTGTGTGTGATCGATTTCAAGTTTTCCATTATGTCGTAGAATAATACCCTTGGAAATGCTTAGTCCTAGGCCCGTACCTTTGCCTATTTCTTTTGTTGTGAAAAATGGATAAAACATTTTTAATTCTACTGATGCGGGAATGCCCAAGCCACTATCTTTGACTATTAATTTAATTTCTTTACCGCAATCTTGTAATTTGATTTCCACCCATTTTTCAGAGCGTTTTTCTACGGCATCAAAGGCATTATTGAGAAGATTTAAGAGTACCTGATGAATTTGCACAGGGGAGCATTCTATTGTTAAATCATTGGCTAGATCGGGTACTATAAGTTTAATGTTGTTATGCGTGAAGCGTTCGGTGCAAAGGACAAGAGTACTTTCGATAATAGATTTTAATGTAACAACTGAAAGTGGATCATTTGTTCCATCCCGAGAAAAGTAACGTAGCCCTTTGATGATTGCTGCAATTCGATGACTAGTTTTTAAAACGGTTTCTATCGTTTGAACAGCATAGGCATTATCAAAATCTTTGTCTTCGATGCGAGACTTTAATTGATCAAGTTTTAGTTCAATGATGGCTAGTGGGTTATTTATTTCATGAGCAATGCCCCCTGCCATTTCACCTAAACTTGCTAGGCGCGCCTGGTTTTGTGACTGAGCACGGCTATGATGAAGTTCGTCTTCTGCTGCTTTTTGTTCGGTGATATCGAGCATTGAAGTGATGATACCCACGGTTTTGTTTTCAGAATCATATATAGGGTCAATATCAATTTTAAGCCAGTTGAGGCCCTGTGGGCGTTTGACTCCGATATTACAATTATAGATGGGAAGATTTGTTTTTAATACTTTTGCCATAGGGCGGTCATCTTGAGTGATTTCTTCTCCCTCTTCATTGACAATCGCTAGGAGTGAAGAAAGTGCTTTACCTTTAATTGATTGAGCATTATCAGTGCCAAGCATTTTAAGTCCGCTTGGATTTGCTTCAATAATTTGGCCTTGAGGATCATGAAGTATGACGCCAACGCGTAAGTGTTCTGTTAATAGTTTAAAGCGTTTTTCACTTGTTGCAAGTTCGTTAAGGGTTCGCAAGTGACTCAAAAATGCGACGACATAAATTGAGAATATAGTAACTACGCCAAGTAAAAGTATACTTCGCGAAAAAGCTTCAACCGGTTCAGAAAATACTAAATAACATGTCGCTGAAGTCATAAAAGCGCAATAAACTAAAAGTGAATTTTTACTAGGAAATGCAGCGCTAATTGCACAGACAGTTACAAGAAGGCCTAAAGAATATTCAATGCTGAGATGATTGAGTTTCCAAATATAAAAGTAATGTGCAGTGATGAGCCACAGGGAAAGAATAAATAAGTATTTATAATTTCGTTTTACAAATTTACTTGTAAATGAAGTGACTACCATTATGAGCATGATAGATGAAATAATCAGTCTTAGTTTAATAGGGTCTATGTTACCAGGCACAAAATAAATAAAAAATATTGACCATAGAGGATAAAAAATCGTGCCAGTGATAGCGAGTAATCGATATGTTTTAATATCAAAGATATCTTCTGAGCGAGCCTTGGTGAACTTGCCTTTAAAGATTTTGAACCAATTATCTTTATTTAATAGCGTAAATTTCATTCATCTATAAATCGGAAGAAATAGCTGTTTTTTTTAGGTTTTTTGTAATTTTATTACCGTTTTTGAAAGTCTAGCCCATTGCCAGGTCACGGCGATAGCTACCAAGGTGAGGCCAAGAGTTAACCCCGTCCAAAGTCCTGTGATTGCAAACCCTTTAGTGAAACAAAGATAATATCCTATGGGTAAACCTATAAGCCAGTGCCCGACCAGGTTTGCATACATCGCTGATTGTGTATCACTAAGACCTCTGAGGGCCCCGGTACCTACTGTTTGAAGTCCGTCAGAGACTTGGAACAAAGCTGCTAGGATTAAAATTTCGATGGCACTTTTTATGACTTGCTCGTCACTGATAAATAACCCAATGAGAAAATCTCGAAAGACATACAAAAAGATTGCAGACAAAGTCATAAATGAACCTGCCAAAAAGATGCTTGTCCAACCTGCATGTCTTGCTTCATCGTGGTTGCCTTTTCCTATCGCTTGGCCAACACGTACAGCAGCTGCTGATGAAATTCCAAATGGAACCATAAATGTAAAGCTTGCGATATTAAGTACAATTGTATGAGCAGCTAGGGGAATTGCTCCTAATCTTCCAGTCAAAGTTGTTGCGAGTGAAAAAACTGCTACTTCAAAAAGAAGTTGAAAAGCTGCTGGTAACCCAAGGGAGATTAATTTTTTAATATTTAAGAATTTTGGTTTCCAAGAAGTGTTGATGAGCCCAAGATTTTTTCTGCGATCTTGCCATAAAGTATACGCGATCAAAAGCACAAGCATTAATGTTCGTGTGATGGTTGTGGCCAGTGCAGAGCCGGCTGTTTCAAGTTGAGGAGCTCCCCAATTTCCGAATACAAAAATCCAATTTAAAAAGGCATTTGCAAGATTGGCTAAAATCATGATTACCGTAATCATCGATGGATCATTCATGGCTTGCAGGTATTGTCTAAATGCAGAAAAAAGTAAGAATGGAAGCAAGTTTAGTATTAATATTTGAAGAAAAGGTTGAGCTTCTTTAACAACTTGAGGGTCAATTCCAAAGCTGTCTAAATAAAATGTAATGATAAAAAGAATAATAAAAAGTGGGATCGAAATAATAAATGTAACGTAAACTGATTGAACTAACCAATGATGACATTCATCAAGTGCTTTACGCCCGTAAGCATGAGAAACCAGATAATCAAGCCCTAAAAGTATGCCCATTCCAAAAATTGCAACGGCGTAAAATACAGCATTCCCAATGCTTACACCCCCAACAGCAGCGGCACCAAGTTTTCCAACCATAAATGTATCTACAAGAGCCATGAGCATTTGCCCTAATTGGGTTAATGCTACAGGCATCGCTAGGCGCAATGTCGGTGGAAGTTCTGATTTAAGAACTTGAAACTTCGTTTTTGAATGAGTCATAAGTATTCTTAAAGTATGAGATTTATTTTCTGAAGACTTTTTAAATCGTTAAACTTTAAGTATGCGACTAGCCAAGGCTAAAAACACACCCAAAGAAACTCCAAAGCTCATAAACATCGCAAGTCGGGTGACTTGCCCGACATTTTGTAGTGCTGCGTAGTTTAAAAAGTTTGGGCCAAACATGTTTGATGCAAGCCAACATAAAAAACCAAACACAAAACCATAAAACGCCATTCGAGGCACTTCAGAGTTAGTGGTCATTTTACCCACGATAGCGCCACAGAGAAGCGATAGGAATAAAAAGAAGGCAAACCCTGCAATAAAAACTGAAGGACCAGCATCGTATGCTAAGGCTGATCCACCAAAAAACGAATCAGCTTTGAGCCATACCATAAAGGTGCCATCGAAGAAGGGGGTGGCTAATATTTGTATCCACCAGAGCTTTCCAGAACCTGGAGGGGTGAAAAGCATTGAAATCAAAAGCAGCACAAATCCAGCAGCCACACCGCATAAAGCGCCTACGAGGACGCGTTTTTTATTGCTGTGTAAGAGAGAATCTAAGAGTTCAGTGCGACTTTCAGCCATTTTAACCTCCGGTGAATATAACTTTCGAGTTTTTTACTTGAATCAAACTTAAGCTAAATTCCATCAATGAGGCAAGCTGAAAACTACTGGACTATCATAAGCTGATGGCATTAAATTGTGATCACTATGAAAGATCAACTTAAACCTATTTCGACAGCGTTTACTCGCCTGATGGGCTGCGATTTTCCAATAATTGCTGGCCCCATGTTTTTGGTGAGTAATGAAGCCCTAGTATCTGAAGTATCAAACGCCGGTGGAGTAGGGGGGGTACCTTCGCTTAATTGGCGAACCAGCGAAGAATTCACTCAAGCCATTAAAAGAATAAAACAAAAAACTCAAAAACCATATGCTGTAAATTTAATCGTCAATAAAGCTAATCCACGAGTCGAAGCTGATCTTGACGTTTGTGTTTCAGAAAAAGTTCCCATGGTGATCACCTCTCTTGGAAATCCAAAAGAAGTTATCGAAAAAGTACATAGCTATGGGGGTAAAGTATTTTGTGATGTTGTAGATCTTAAATACGCATTAAAAGTTCAAGAACTTGGTTGCGATGGTGTAATTGCCGTATCAACAGGTGCGGGTGGACATGCCGGGCCCGTTTCGCCTTTGGTTTTGATTCCGTATTTAAAAAGTAAATTAAAAATTCCTGTGGTTGCTGCTGGTGGAATAGCCACGGGCAGACAAGTTTTAGCGGCAATAGTTTTAGGAGCCGATGCTGTACAAATTGGAACACTCTTTATTGCCTCAAATGAGGCGGGAGTAAGTGCAGAGTATAAAGATGCTATTATAAAGGCTGAGCCTGAAGACATTGTGTTAACCCGTCGAATTTCAGGAACACCCGCCGCGGTTATTAAAACTCCGTATATTGAAAAAGTAGGGCTTGAGATTGGGTTTTTAGAAAATCTATTACTTAAAAATCAGACTACAAAAAAATATATGAAAATGGTTCTAGCTGTAATTGGCCAAAAAGCTCTGGAAAAAGCAGCCCACACAACTACGTGGAAGAATGTTTGGAGTGCTGGTCAAGGTGTTGGGTTTATTCATGAGGTTTTACCCGCATCTGAGATTTTAAATAACTTAGTACAAGAATATTGGGAAGCACGCGGTGCTCTTTAAAAAGAGCGTTTTCTTACTCGTTATTTTAATGTTCTTCTTTAATTTTGAAAAGGCCTCTTCTCAAATAGTCTCTTTAAAAATCTTAAGCAATGATCAGGTTTTTGAAATTGAGAGTATTGCAGCTCTTCCCATAGAAAAACAAATCAACTATATCAAAAAGATAATCCCAGTAGATCTACTATCGACCCCTCGAAAAGGCCAAAAACATTATTTCAATTCTTTAGGTGAGCCTAAAATTTCAATTGAAATGATCACAAACATCGAAGGGCTTTACGGTAAAGCTGTATGTGCAAAAAAAGATGAGAGTGCAAAGATTTATCTTGCTGAAGATGCACCTCCTTCAACTTTGCTTCATGAATATATTCATTATCTTCAAATGCAAAAAGAAAAAAGATGGTGTGCTCTTGATGGGCGCGTTCTTGAAAAAGCTGAAAAACGCGAACAAGCCCTTTTATATCATCGTTTTGAGTATGAAGTTTTAAAAATTATTTGGGATTTAAAAGAAAAACCACATTTTAACTTTGAAGATAGAGTTATTTTAATCGAAGGTTTGTCTCGAGAAGCTAAGTTTTTAAAGTCATTAGGTATCGAAACACTTAATGATGAAGAGCTGCTCATAGTTGAGAATGAGCTCAGTGAAGTGAGAGCTAGCATTTCTGTATTATTATGGCTCAGTAGGAGCCGTAAAGATGCAGGAAGTGTGATGCAAAAAATGGAGATCCTCACACTTAAAGCTTGTGTCGATCAATCTTTTGGTCTTGATGAATTTGCAAAATTAAATGAGTGTATTGCTAAGCGGTGTTCTTTTTCAAAAATTACTTGTCTGCCCGTGACCAAAGCTGAGCTTGCGCAATTCAAAGACGACATACTTTTAAAAACTATTTACGCCTGGGTAAAACCCAATATTGACTTAAATTGCCCTGTCACCAAATTAAGAGACGAATTACTTGATAAAGTAGAAGATCCAACCCCTTGTTGGAAGAGTTGGTACTCTAAACGCTCAAAGCAAAAAAAATTAGAACTTCAAAAAGTTAGTGTTGAGAAAATGCGCGTTGAATGGAAGGCCCCTAAACTTTCAGTAGATCGAAAAATTGGCCTCTATGTAGTGACTCAACCTGAGGCTTTTGTGAATCATGCGTATTGTTATTTTATTTTTCAACATGTGGCTCGATTTGATACTTTGCCCATCAGTCAATTCCCTTATGCCGTTTTAGGGGCAAGTCTTAAATCAGATAAACTTAAAGAATATAGAAAATGGCTGACCAAAGAAACGGTAGGTCTTACGTGTAGTAAATTAGTGAAAGTATTCACGGGTGAAAACCCATCAAAACTAAGCGGGTATGAAGATAGTGGTAAGTATATTTTAATGATGAATTCTTTGGGTGCACTGACTGGTGGTCTCACAGGTTATAAAGACGCTTTAAGAAACGATTTTAATCATGAGCGACTTCATATTATTTATGCTGAAGATAAAAAAATCCGCACAAAAGTGAAAGCCGAGTGGGATGCGCTTTTAAGCGATGAAAAAGA
Above is a genomic segment from Oligoflexia bacterium containing:
- a CDS encoding ATP-binding protein yields the protein MKFTLLNKDNWFKIFKGKFTKARSEDIFDIKTYRLLAITGTIFYPLWSIFFIYFVPGNIDPIKLRLIISSIMLIMVVTSFTSKFVKRNYKYLFILSLWLITAHYFYIWKLNHLSIEYSLGLLVTVCAISAAFPSKNSLLVYCAFMTSATCYLVFSEPVEAFSRSILLLGVVTIFSIYVVAFLSHLRTLNELATSEKRFKLLTEHLRVGVILHDPQGQIIEANPSGLKMLGTDNAQSIKGKALSSLLAIVNEEGEEITQDDRPMAKVLKTNLPIYNCNIGVKRPQGLNWLKIDIDPIYDSENKTVGIITSMLDITEQKAAEDELHHSRAQSQNQARLASLGEMAGGIAHEINNPLAIIELKLDQLKSRIEDKDFDNAYAVQTIETVLKTSHRIAAIIKGLRYFSRDGTNDPLSVVTLKSIIESTLVLCTERFTHNNIKLIVPDLANDLTIECSPVQIHQVLLNLLNNAFDAVEKRSEKWVEIKLQDCGKEIKLIVKDSGLGIPASVELKMFYPFFTTKEIGKGTGLGLSISKGIILRHNGKLEIDHTQKNTTFIITLPKAQPLPQTSAA
- a CDS encoding MATE family efflux transporter yields the protein MTHSKTKFQVLKSELPPTLRLAMPVALTQLGQMLMALVDTFMVGKLGAAAVGGVSIGNAVFYAVAIFGMGILLGLDYLVSHAYGRKALDECHHWLVQSVYVTFIISIPLFIILFIITFYLDSFGIDPQVVKEAQPFLQILILNLLPFLLFSAFRQYLQAMNDPSMITVIMILANLANAFLNWIFVFGNWGAPQLETAGSALATTITRTLMLVLLIAYTLWQDRRKNLGLINTSWKPKFLNIKKLISLGLPAAFQLLFEVAVFSLATTLTGRLGAIPLAAHTIVLNIASFTFMVPFGISSAAAVRVGQAIGKGNHDEARHAGWTSIFLAGSFMTLSAIFLYVFRDFLIGLFISDEQVIKSAIEILILAALFQVSDGLQTVGTGALRGLSDTQSAMYANLVGHWLIGLPIGYYLCFTKGFAITGLWTGLTLGLTLVAIAVTWQWARLSKTVIKLQKT
- a CDS encoding nitronate monooxygenase — protein: MKDQLKPISTAFTRLMGCDFPIIAGPMFLVSNEALVSEVSNAGGVGGVPSLNWRTSEEFTQAIKRIKQKTQKPYAVNLIVNKANPRVEADLDVCVSEKVPMVITSLGNPKEVIEKVHSYGGKVFCDVVDLKYALKVQELGCDGVIAVSTGAGGHAGPVSPLVLIPYLKSKLKIPVVAAGGIATGRQVLAAIVLGADAVQIGTLFIASNEAGVSAEYKDAIIKAEPEDIVLTRRISGTPAAVIKTPYIEKVGLEIGFLENLLLKNQTTKKYMKMVLAVIGQKALEKAAHTTTWKNVWSAGQGVGFIHEVLPASEILNNLVQEYWEARGAL